Sequence from the Kribbella aluminosa genome:
GATGTCCGAGATGACGACCGCCCACAGGTTCGTCGAGGACTTCCGCAGGTTCCGCGCGACGCCGTTCGGGCGGTACCCGAGCTCGGCGACCGCGGCGCGGACCTTCTCGGACAGTTCGGGGTCGACGTTGCGCCGGCCGCTCAGCACCCGCGACACCGTGGCCGGCGACACCCCCGACCTACGCGCGACGTCGTAGATCGTCGTCATACCCGCTCCCCGCTGGAGATCCGATGGTCGTCTGGATCGCACTCTAACCCCGATCCCGCCCACAGGATCTTAGAGGGTGTCTTGGAGCTCTGCGCCTACTGCGCGGCACTCGGCGGGCACCTCGGCGCACAGCTCCAAGACACCCTCTCATGACTGTGAGGCACCGGTCCGGAGGAGGGCGAGGGCGGTGGCGCGAGTGGGGGCCGAGGCGGCGGCGCCGTTGACGGTGGTGGAGAGGGCGCCGGCGGCGTTGGCGAGGCGGACGGCGTCGACGAGGTCGGCTCCGTCGGCGAGGGAGGCGGCGAGTGAGCCGCAGAAGGCGTCGCCGGCACCGACGGTGTCGATGGTGTCGACGGTGTACGGCGCGATCCGCTCCTCGAAGCTCCCCGCGCGGTCGAGCACGTACGCGCCGCGCGCGCCGAGCGTGACGACGCATCCGCGCAGGTCCCAGTCCTCGGCGAGTTTGCGCGCGATCATCGGCACCTGGGACTCGTCGTCGCAGTCCAGCCCGGTGAGCGCCGCGGCCTCCACCTCGTTCGGCACCAGGATGTCGACGTACGCCGCCAGCGCCGGATCGATCGGTCCGACCGGGGCCGGGGTGAGGATCGTGGTCACGCCCGCGGTCGAGGCGAGCCGGAGGGCGGCGTGGCTCGCCTCGACCGGGAGTTCGAGCTGCACGCTGAGCACCTTGCTCCCGGTCAGGACGTCGCGGGCGGCATCGACCTCGACGGCGGTGATCGCAGCGTTCGCCCGGGACACGATGATGATCGAGTTCCCGCCGTC
This genomic interval carries:
- a CDS encoding ribokinase yields the protein MNDVCVLGSFMKDLVASAERRPLPGETLHGTGFAEFLGGKGVNQAIAAARMGARTAIVGTIGEDRYGEEFLELLRSNGVDTSWVVRHPSLGTGVGLPLVLPDGGNSIIIVSRANAAITAVEVDAARDVLTGSKVLSVQLELPVEASHAALRLASTAGVTTILTPAPVGPIDPALAAYVDILVPNEVEAAALTGLDCDDESQVPMIARKLAEDWDLRGCVVTLGARGAYVLDRAGSFEERIAPYTVDTIDTVGAGDAFCGSLAASLADGADLVDAVRLANAAGALSTTVNGAAASAPTRATALALLRTGASQS